TAAATGTATGCACTTTCAAGGGTTCATGTCCGACATCAAGACATTGATTCACAAACTTTAAAGGACTTCAAGGACCTGGGGGAACACTGCGTCATTATGAACTGAGATTTCACAGTTTGTTCTGGTCAAACTCCTCCCTGTAACAGTAGAAACAATAATTTACAGTAGCAACAAACTGAATGCAAGTGAAAACACAATGTGGTCGTTTGTCATGTGCTATCAGATGACCTACAGCAGTTCACTGTGGCATACGCATATCTGCGTCACTTACGACAGATGTAGTGGGAGGGTTTGGGTGGCCGGGTAATTCTTTGAATGAActtcacctcattaatattctcTCTATGGAAGATACAATAGTCTACAATACAGATACATGGGACGTACAACTGTAGATAATGCAGTTTTATTACTAAAGCAGAGATATATGTgctaaaaaatttaaaataatagaTCTGCCATTGTACAAGAACTCAATATTAACTCAGGCAACATGGCTCTCATAGTTATTATCAAAGAAAGTTatacataaaaatagaaaaacatggAACTTCCGTATGTGGCATACAGACAAATCAAGTATTACTTGATAATGGGCAGGTAATGTAACTGAACTGGCACAGTCTAATCACTGGAATAAACACGACAATTGTGCACAAAAGTATAAACTACAGAACGCAGACATACAAAACTATGTCtatgaaatattttcaaaataaaacaacatgctCCATAATTTGGCCTTCATGTCCCCTacatcatacacacatacatataaagCCATAAAAATATTCTCGTTTCACACTTTTCTATCAGTGCaagacaacacagacacaaaagttCCAATTGTGTTAAAGAAAACATGAGCGTTACACTCATTCACTAGACATAGCTTTGACTgcaatataaaacataaaaatacacaagaaaGCTGATTCACTTAATGGTACTAATCCAGTCAATGCCttcagttttactttaaaacttttacatttatttccttatttaaaTATCTCTGATTTATCCTTGTACTGCAAAGTGCCAATCACAGCAGCTTGTCAGTGTGTCAGTCCACTGTATGTTCACATCTACACAAATGCTCAATCAAAAGTGGATGACTTATCTCTCATTTAAGAATCATTAAGCgttaaacaattaaacaatcTCAGTGAATCTCTGGTTGAATGTCAGacaaggcagacaaaaaaatgacaccaaCAAAACTACTCACACTCCCTGCTTTCTGAACTACTTCTTGCTCTGAATATAGCAGGAGATGAGGTATTTTTCCCACTCAGAGTCCTGTTGTCTCATTTTAAGTTGAACAGCACCTacaaggcaaaaaaaaacaaaaacaacacaattggAGTAAGAATGAGAGTGGTAGCACTGTAGGAAGATTTTGAATGCAGATGGCTGCTGCTCTGGTCACAAACAGGCTGCACTGCCACCTACTGTAGATGCACAATTTGGGGTAAACAATTTTCCAAACTGAAGCTctacttacttattttcttgaCACCAGAATTCctcagtttgctgtgttttgcGTGTCCGTTCTGGGTCAGTCTCACAGACAGTGATGCTCCCCTCCTGAAATAAAGAGAATAGCATTGTACAGTCATGATACTGGACAGTGACTGGACTTAAAgccatacagtatatatactcATTATAAGGGAGGCAACTTATGACTTTTTCATTATCAAGTTATCTGACGAACATTTTTACGATTGATtgtttagtccataaaatgtcaaaacattgtgaaagatGCTCATCACAATCTCCGACAGCCCAaaatgatgtcttcaaattgcttcttttgtccaacaaacagtccaaaacccagacACACTTCACTTAAgatcacaaatgacaaagaaaagcagcaacttATATTTATGAAGCTGGAGCCAATAAAAAGTTGACAttcttgcttgaaaaattactgaaattatcattgcagctctacacaTTATAAGCATATATTCAGTCActatactactaatactacacTATATTTATCTACCTTGATAGGGATCTACCTATATCTTTTGCCAGGGCTAATACCAATTATTACTAATCAAGTGGGccaaaaactgatatttggaactgatatacatctgcagtaaaaattaaaatctttgtgtcaaaatctaGAATAACAAGCGATGGAATGTGACGAATTacaatttacttaagtactgtacgtgagtaaaaattaaaaaggtacTTGAATATCTAATTTTCTGCAACGTTATACGTCCACTCCATGAAAGTTTGGcaggaaatattgtacttgttacaccacatttgtttgtttactttagttaccagttgctttgcagattcagattattcagtttTTATAGACTATTACTTGTCACATGTAACTAATCAGTGTTGTGGACAGGCGACAGAATAATGACTACACACAGAGAGGCGACTGCATCAAAGCCAGTGGATAATTTCTTATTTAATTACGTTTTTTTGCCAGttggataaaaaacaaacaaacatacaggcAAATTTACTCTGTATGATGACAGCTggtaaaataaatcaaaagggCACTTGCTGACAGAAACAATGTCATGAATTCTTACATATCTGTTAATTCCACATAACAACTCAAAATTACTGCCTGTTTTTAATTCTGAAGTACCTCATCGCTCCGAGCTTTCCCTTTTCCAAGAACAGCTCAACTGTAACGTTAGGCCCCTGTGGGTAAAGTCTGGCATAGAGAGTCCTGTTGTGCACCATAGTTTGGAACCAGCCCACGGCCTGCTTAGACCAATCACTCCCATTCACAGGCGTCAccttggggggaggaggaaacagacaaaatacCATGAACTGAGATAATTCATTTCCTTTATCACTGAGCAGTGATAAGGCTGTGACTAATCACGTGGAAAAACGCCAATACTGTAACTGAGTCTACACTCACAGCAGAGCACAGTATATTAACCATTTCCATGTATGCAAATCCTCAGAGGGATAATCTGCACGCCTTTTGCTGGAAATCTTAACGTGTTCATGAGTAGATGCTTTAAGTGGTAAAATCATGAAGCTAACACTGTCAGCAGGGAACCACTCACATTTGCCAGTGAGACCTGTACAGCCTGAAGCGGTAGGGCAGCCATTTCTGGGGTCATCTCCTTGATTTTTAACAGTGACAGGCAGGCAGTGTCACCGTAGTCCAGCCTCTTCACCTCCACTTTGATGGATGTCTCACTCCCACCCTCATCAGTGGCATTATCATCTGACATCCAAAAAACAGTGAGCATGGCAAAGAGAAAAATCAGTAAGGAATTCCCAAGAGGCTACATGCAAGCAAAGTGACACTGCTACCATCTAGAGGTATGCATCTGCAAAACCATCCCAATACACAAAACTGAACCCACCTCCACTTATTCCACATATCTTTGTCACCTGAGCCCTGCACCATTGTTCTTGCTTAGGGAACCAACCCATTACTTTGGTTCCAATGTCTGGAATGCAGTTCTGCTCCGCGTATGATGTCGTAGCTTTCCAGCTGctgcaaatgagaaaaaataatgacaaccAGAAACATGTGGATTATTAAAAAGAGGGTGGGTGGGGGGAATCTACAAAGAAAGCAGTATTGAACAAAAAGGATAAGTGGCTCTTTAAGTTCTGTTAATGTGATCAGGGAGGGTTTAGAAAAGCTGAGAAAAAGCAGACAAGAGATTAGAATCCATGCTGAATGACTTACTCTGTGACAATTGCCTGCAGCTTCATGATGGAGCCGGCCTGTTGGATGTAGAAGTTGCCTGGGCTGACAATATGTGACACCACAACTTCAGTCTCATCAAACCTCTTAATCTGGAACTCGGGAATAGTGATACCGTTGATTCCTTGCGATTTTGTACAAGCAGAATCGCCCTCATGTTCAGGTTCTGTGCACTGCAGATTTTGGGTTTCCCACTGCATGTTTACACAGGAGTTCTCCACCTGAGCTGCTATATTGCagcttttgtcttcattttccaAGGGGTTAGTTTCAGAAGCCCCTTGTCcagtctctgtaaagatgtctCCAATATCCCATAATTCAGTCTTTGTTGCAATCACACAAGTGTAGGTTAGAGAGCCACTTGATTCCACTCTTTTTACTCTGAACAGTGCGGCTTGGTTTTCAATGTCTGCGCTCAATGTTTTTGGAGCATGTGTGTTGATCTGATCATCCGTCACAACTTGTCTGAATTGGCAGCTTTGGGTTTTGATGGTAGGCGACATCGACTGTGGTGAACTTGAAGTGTATGTACTATTGCTCCACTCCATGACGGCGACCTCTAGTGCCCCCATGTTTTTAGCTTGTACTCTGAGGAAGTGAAGCAGCTGTgaggatgtttgtttttggtaaTGCATGTGGACATCATCCTCACATCCCCAGCTAATTAGTGGTGTTATTTTCATTGGTTTAGGGTTACTGATCTCTGGGAATATAGCCTGTATGGGAGGTAGCAGCACTGGTGGCCTCTCTGCGCTAATCTCAGGACTCTGAATAATGACAGGTGGAAGAATCACAGTATCTGGTGGGCGTTCCTCTtcaaaaacaacagcatgttCTTGTTCTTCAGCCTTTGAGTGAGAAGATGAGCTAGTAGTCACAGAGGCGCTGTTGCAGCTGGACGCGATGCTGCATATCATGTCATCCTGCTGGACGGCTGCGGGCTGGGAGATGAGGAAATGTTTCAACTGTTGAAGGGGCAGTGTGGCTCCAAGCACCTGGACTGCTTTGGCTATGGAGCTCGCCATCAGCGAGTTCTGCAACATGGGCCCAAACTTGAGAACATCTGTTATTAGGTTCCCTTTGTTTCCAAGTGGCTGAAGTTGGTTTGTTCTCATTCCATATTCAATGTAAATGTCAGGCTCTGTGAAGATGAgaaaagcagaaagagagagagaggaaaatctTTCCGACGTCACACATTAGACCATACCTGTGTAATGCTGGTGGGAGCTAAGATCAAACAGTATATTTGTCTTACACATGAATATCTGCAATATCACGTCAGAAGCTAAAATCGGATGATTACTTCTTGACTTACCGACCGTGAGGTCCTTTAATAAAGCAGAGAGCTTTTCAACTGCTTGACATTTTGAGTCCAAAGCTTTTGTAAGGTCACTGAACACACTGGTGGGAGAAGATGAACTGAAGAAACTTTGAACCTCTTCATAGGCCTGAAAGTCACATTGAAAGAAGGAaggatttttttcagttatacaaaaatacaagtaaCGGCTTGTAATGTGCTTTTTAGAAAACTAATCCACAGCTATACTAGtgatttaataattaattagaTAATTTGCTCAACATCCACTATTTTAATGCTTCTAAAATGTGATGATATTTTGGTACACAAATCATTAATGATAGAAGTTATTAGTGAATGTACAAGTACACCATTCTACTTTAAaatctttcaaattaaaaaattaaggaaaacaacacaagagatatgtggtgtttttttgtttttttttaaataattgcaCAATGAATATCTTTGGGGTTTAGTGCTGGTTAACCTAGCTCAAAAAAGGAGGGAATTCACTACTTTCTGCCATATTACAGACCACACAGTTAACGataaaacgaaaaaaaaaaaagatgcattcATTGCAGCTCTGATAACAATTACATGCAATTTGCTTTGCTCAGCTGAACAAATTAAATGATTTCACCCTGTGGTGCTAGCTAGCTACATTAATTTACAGCtaatgacagcagcaacaatGCAAAGATGTGTGGATTTTTAACTGGCGTTACCATTACCTTATTGGTGAAGTTGAGAAGCTCTTGTTCAAGTGTATTTCGGACACTTTCCAGCAAAAACAGTTTGTAAGTTAACTGCACTTTCTGGATGATTGTGTCTGGGAGCGGCTGGCGGTGGATAGTCTGCTGAGGGGGAGTCATGGTCGTCTTGTGGGGCGGGACTGTGTCGGTGCTGCCGCTGCTGAAGCCCCGGGCTCTGCCGGCGCGCCctgtggctaatgttagctagctagcgtctTCTTCGTTGGTTTGGCTTAGCTAGCAACCTTCTTCTTCGTTGGTCTGgcttagctagctaactagaACGATTCATAAAAACTCAATAAAACGTAAACGTTGTTGGCTATTGCCAGTTTTGATGGCACTCTTTGTCCACAGCCGTAGTTTTCTGGTCCTGGGCCATACCAAAGTGCGAAATTCTtactttcctctccttcttggAGCTGCTGATGTCTTCCTCCAGCGTTGACAACGAGAAGTCAGTGTCCGCCATGTTGAAAAGGTCGTTTTTGTGTTTGCAGCCGATATAGTTGACTCATTTGAAGAAAATGTGTGGTGTGACCTCAGTGTTAGTGGGTGTCCTGCTCTTTCTTCAGCTTCTCTGTCACCATAGCTGACTTTCTCACGTGTGGGTTAGCTAATCCAGCAGTTACCTTTACAAGGCTCTTAACAGGTGACCTCTTCCTGTTGAAGTGGGTTCCTGGACTGTCACAACTGTGTGCCAGGAGACTTTAACACATGTGTGGACCACAAGGAAACAACCCAGTTATATCCCCTGGATACAGATCATCACTGCTGGGATGGAATAAATAATGGATGTATGACTGATAAATGATCATAATCATTATAAATTATATTGGGAAATGTATATTATCAGCTATTTTATACCAGTAGTGTAATGGTAATTTTACAAACTCCATTACAGTAGGTGGCTgtatgcagctttaaagtttgTTTGCAGGCCACCAATGGCAGAGACAACTAATGTTAAATCCACCATATTTGCTCACAACATTTTTGCCTTTCTTAGCCCCCaagtgtgcataaactacaacTTAAATGATCGGTTATCTTATCAGTAATGGCCATGAGTAGCAACTAATCATCAGTTATCAGTGTCAGTGCCTCCCTAAATACGTGATTACTCAAAGCAAACAATCCAGAATCACCACAGATTATTCAATCTGGTAATGGGTTGTAATTAAGACCACTTTCTACAGCGATAGATTATGGAGAGCTCCTTTCTGAGGCACCCACGTGGTCATGAAGGGACAACTGAACTGGCCCACTGGTTACAGGCACAGGGGCCCATATGGACAAGGGGCCCCTAAACCAGAAGACTGAAAGAGCTCAGAGACTGTTCTGATCATACTTTGCGCTCTTGATTTCTTGGACATTGAGTATCTGCCCATACGGAGTACAATCTGATATTAATTTTCATACTTTGCTCTTACATAATACAGCTATTGTTATGTCAGATCCTGATGTGTTCTGTCCTGAATGTCTTGTATCCACTTAAGAGAATTAGAAGAAAATATGTATTGGCAAGACACTGTAAATTATATCACAAGGtgaatttttgtattttctttagtGCTATTTATAGACTACCAAGAAGAGTATTGGGAGAAGGAGCCGGATGCATTCGTTTTAGAAAACTGCAACTCCAGGTCAGCATATTTCTAAATGGAACACAGAGGAAAGAGAATAGAAAACGAGAGCAGAACAAACAACTTGGCTGAATGCTGAGATAGCAAGTTTTTACAAGAGAGAACTGATAAAACAGATTTCACCGGGATTTTAAACAAGATATGTGCAACTTTAATGGCAGCGTCAGTAACTTGTGCTTGACTTGAGGAAGCGGATATCACTGATGTAAGATAAAATTATCCTCATTAAGAGAGATTTCCACAGTTTAATCTTGTACTTGTAAACATGGGCTTTACTGGAAATACAGTTAGCCTAGAGGAAGATCCTGACAATGATACAACCTTCCATTACTTGCTCTATTGTGCTTACAAACAAGCTGCTGCTAATGTCTAAATGCCATCGAACATTAATCACCAAGCAGAAGAATGAGTACAATTTGCTCCTTGCATTCCTATGGTTTTACACCTAATACTCCCCACACAGTGTTCTTTTCTTTGAGTGCTCTTTGCTTGAACTTGTCAAGCTGCTACTTGATCTAGTACCTAAATCTTGTGGGTGGGGCAACATTTCCTACAGTTATATTGCTCAAGAGCAAGATTGATAGGCGTCCTCCTGGCTCTTTTGGTGCTATTGCTGGCATCAGCCCTGGCTCTTCGCAGCGGACAAATTTCTAATGGGCATAAGAATTGCAAAAAGACACTTTGCATCAGTATAAAGGAGAAGGATGTGTCAATAAGAAGACAATGAGAGGAATGCTCAACAGGATATCCTCCTGCAACAGGAGTTTCTTGCCAGTGTATCGTCAGCTACTTGTTGACATTGAAATAAAATCTTTGATATCTTCTCATTTCAGATGCATTTTATTCAACATATCACCAAACAATCAACTGTGGATCAGCagtgtggtaaaaaaaaattcaaagtttgttcatgttttgttaGTTTAATCTAATTTTAATGATTATGTGCTTATTTTCTTAAGAATAGTAGATTCAAGTGACAATGTTCCTCACATTGAATACAGTAATAGCAGAGGTGGGTGTAGGCCTACTAGTAGattttcaggtatctgtcctttacatgagtatttatttctctgaaaactttttacttttactctcaCACTTATCTGTAGTTTTTACTCcttgcattttaaaaacaggttcataactttaatttgaatgtatttgaggccaccttcccaacatcacaagactggATTTTAACCTTCAAGTGCTTTACCAGCCCAAAATGTTGGCATTTGATgtcctgggaatgagattcAACAAATCCTACAGATTcgacctttaaaggtgcaatacgtaagaattggtCACCTTCAATTTATACTCCCAACACATTggggcagcatattaccagagtaactgctaattgCTGCAAATTGTATTCCCTTTATCCATCCATGActttagctactgttagcttgttagctcaattagccatgcagctagcaagACTACTCGGTGTCATTAATATATAACGTCAgaactgttttttcttcacactctgttaataattttagttattttttaaatgttttatactaaaattcttacatattgcacttttaagtTCAAAAGTCTTTGTAgtatattaatatgatgtgaagttcagttagctttgcacagaaattgacataagaaatgtccttcagagggatactttttactttgatacttcgAGTACATATCAGatcctgtattttcttttacttgaataaagaagttgaatcagtacttctatgtttagtatctgtacttctagttgagtaaagaatgtgtttACTTTCGCCACCTCTGAATGATAGTAGCTCCCCAAGTCAACATTTTATGACTCGGTGGAATTCAAGTTGCTCAACCGAAAACAGAAATTCACAGGAACTGAAATTCTTCCCTTCATATTGTTAAATGAAGACTGCCAACATGTTCTGGTTATTAGTACAGCATGTTTATTACGTACTGTTGCCACATTTACCACTGTATTTGTTAACAGTCTCCCAGGGTCAGAGCCGCATAAGTTATAACACAAGCAGATGGAGATAGAGACATATATTAAAATGGATTTGTATACACACACTGTCAAATAAGCTCATTTCATTAAGTATACATAGGTTTGTACAAAAACTCATGCTGGGTCTCCCATTGCCATTGGCCGGTCCAAATTCTGGGAATGTTGTGCAAGGCCTCGCAGACGTCATAAAAATTTGAGCCAAGGTTAAACCTTTTGTCAAgaacaaacatttcacaatgAAGGATGGGCAAAAATTCTCCGCCTGATTAGTTAATTTGGCTCGCACTATAACCATAACAGCTTGGGAGTCGATAAAGCCAATTTCAGTTACAACATTTTGGCTGCACGTGTCACACAGTCCTGCAGACAAGTAATTTGCAGGGGAGTTATAAGAGAGAGCCTGAATGAAGATGAGAAAAGAATCACTGTGTCAGATGATGAagattttattgcattttatttatttaagtctgTTAGTTTCTAAGCAGCCATGAAGCCCCATTTCTGTTTATAGTAAAATAGGTCATGCGTACTGAATCTAACAGGAATCATGCTTCAGTTACTACACTTTGCTCCCCGGTGCATTTTGTTTGCATAAATAGAAGCATGTGAAAAAGACTGACAGCAGATCTTAAGCATTACACTATCAATGACATCTGTGTGCAACACACCTTCCTGATGAATATGATCAGCACTGTTAATATCACAgctacaaataaaacaattatgATCATTTGTCCAAAGTGAATTTCCTGTGCTTTTGGATGAAACAAACAATCCACTGAAGTTTTATTCAGAAATCCCGTCATGGCAACGTTTTCGTTGCTTGTGAAGCATACAGTGTCGTTGATATCAGGCAGCTCTATCTCCAACTCATTCAGGGCTGTCAGCCATTTACTGTCACAGCAGTTAAAATAATTTCCACTAACATATATGAGATTGAGGTGTTCAGATAAAGCAAGGATCAGAGAATGGTTTAGAGACACAAAACGATTATTTCTTATGTCGATTTCTCTCAGAGGAGAGCAGTTGAAACTGCTGGGGATCATATCTAGACGGTTGTTAGATATGTTCAGCTGAGTTAACATCGGCATGCAGGGTAAAGAAAAATTTGAGCTGGTCATGTTTATTTCACTGATAATCAAAGATTGAAGAGTCTTCGGCACACCTTCGAAAGCACCCATTTGCATCACCATGTGTGGATTTCTTGCAAGGTTCAGAGAAATCAAAGAGttcttttgaaatgtgtttggaTGAAGCACTTcgatgttgttttctttaagaTTGAGGTGTTTAAGAGTGCTTAACTGCCCGAACACAACACAGGATGTGTTGGGATTCATCCGCTGTGTCGATTGAGGGCTCTGCAAATGATCCATAGAGGCACAAGGTTGCACGGAATTGTCTTGTAGATTTAACGTTTCTATTTGCGTGAGCGCTTTGAGAAAGAGCGGGGAAATATATACAAGTCCGTTGCTTTGCATGTCGAGGTGCTTtaaggagggaaagaaaagctGCCGACGGTATCCTGTTGCATTAACTTTTCTAACTTTCCAGATGATGTTTTGCAGACAGTTGTGACTGAAATTCAGAGTTTCTAAAGATGAGAGAAGGCTCAAAGTCTCCAGTGGAAAAGACCTGAAGTGGTTATAGCTCAGGTCAATATTAATCAGTGGCATCAGCCTCCAGTTTGAGTGAAGGTTGTTTTTTCTAACTATCCTTTCCTTTATAATCTCACTGTAAAGAGCATTGGCCTCTGATACCATTGCAGCCTCTGAATTTAAGGCACCAACCATATTATTCTGCAAGTGAAGATACTTCAAACGGTTCTTTTTCGGAACAATTGGGAAATAAAGGAGTTTGTTGTGACTGAGATCAAGAATTTCAAGCCTGTAAAACAGATTGTCTTCTTGCGTAACAAAAAACTCAACTGAATTCCAGCTGAGATTCAAATATTTGACTTGAGGTAATTTAAAATCACAGATATGTGCCAGGTTATTTCTGGCCAGGTTTAGCATCTCTAAATCTCTCAATAGTTCAAATGTCCCCTCTTCTATCACTGATATCTGATTGTCTTCAATAGTAATGGACCTCAAACGTTTACTCTCCTTAAACATTCTGTATGAAAGTCTTGTTAATGCATTACCAGTCATCTTAAGTTGATCAAGAGAAAATTTGTTCTGAAGGTAGCGTTCCACTGCCTCATCCCTCAAACCGTTCATTGATAAATCCAAAATCTTAAGTCCACTGATGGATTGGAGGGCTTTGCTGTTACTGCCAAGGTTGTTGTTCAGCACATTTCTGGACAAATTCAACTCCTGAAGTCGAGCCAGGTTTTCAAAAGCCCCTTCGGAGATGAGATCCAGCTGGTT
This window of the Pagrus major chromosome 18, Pma_NU_1.0 genome carries:
- the LOC141012921 gene encoding uncharacterized protein is translated as MTPPQQTIHRQPLPDTIIQKVQLTYKLFLLESVRNTLEQELLNFTNKAYEEVQSFFSSSSPTSVFSDLTKALDSKCQAVEKLSALLKDLTVEPDIYIEYGMRTNQLQPLGNKGNLITDVLKFGPMLQNSLMASSIAKAVQVLGATLPLQQLKHFLISQPAAVQQDDMICSIASSCNSASVTTSSSSHSKAEEQEHAVVFEEERPPDTVILPPVIIQSPEISAERPPVLLPPIQAIFPEISNPKPMKITPLISWGCEDDVHMHYQKQTSSQLLHFLRVQAKNMGALEVAVMEWSNSTYTSSSPQSMSPTIKTQSCQFRQVVTDDQINTHAPKTLSADIENQAALFRVKRVESSGSLTYTCVIATKTELWDIGDIFTETGQGASETNPLENEDKSCNIAAQVENSCVNMQWETQNLQCTEPEHEGDSACTKSQGINGITIPEFQIKRFDETEVVVSHIVSPGNFYIQQAGSIMKLQAIVTDSWKATTSYAEQNCIPDIGTKVMGWFPKQEQWCRAQVTKICGISGDDNATDEGGSETSIKVEVKRLDYGDTACLSLLKIKEMTPEMAALPLQAVQVSLANVTPVNGSDWSKQAVGWFQTMVHNRTLYARLYPQGPNVTVELFLEKGKLGAMRRGASLSVRLTQNGHAKHSKLRNSGVKKISAVQLKMRQQDSEWEKYLISCYIQSKK
- the LOC141012844 gene encoding transforming growth factor beta activator LRRC32-like — its product is MVGHMFSHLLLLWSLSHDLFITGLTHHEPKEQSWNNQNLSSVPLDLDARLRRLDLSNNFIRQLHTLALPYLEQLDLSSNQLDLISEGAFENLARLQELNLSRNVLNNNLGSNSKALQSISGLKILDLSMNGLRDEAVERYLQNKFSLDQLKMTGNALTRLSYRMFKESKRLRSITIEDNQISVIEEGTFELLRDLEMLNLARNNLAHICDFKLPQVKYLNLSWNSVEFFVTQEDNLFYRLEILDLSHNKLLYFPIVPKKNRLKYLHLQNNMVGALNSEAAMVSEANALYSEIIKERIVRKNNLHSNWRLMPLINIDLSYNHFRSFPLETLSLLSSLETLNFSHNCLQNIIWKVRKVNATGYRRQLFFPSLKHLDMQSNGLVYISPLFLKALTQIETLNLQDNSVQPCASMDHLQSPQSTQRMNPNTSCVVFGQLSTLKHLNLKENNIEVLHPNTFQKNSLISLNLARNPHMVMQMGAFEGVPKTLQSLIISEINMTSSNFSLPCMPMLTQLNISNNRLDMIPSSFNCSPLREIDIRNNRFVSLNHSLILALSEHLNLIYVSGNYFNCCDSKWLTALNELEIELPDINDTVCFTSNENVAMTGFLNKTSVDCLFHPKAQEIHFGQMIIIVLFVAVILTVLIIFIRKVCCTQMSLIV